From one Cyprinus carpio isolate SPL01 chromosome B3, ASM1834038v1, whole genome shotgun sequence genomic stretch:
- the LOC122136875 gene encoding LOW QUALITY PROTEIN: uncharacterized protein LOC122136875 (The sequence of the model RefSeq protein was modified relative to this genomic sequence to represent the inferred CDS: substituted 2 bases at 2 genomic stop codons) has translation MAATKAGKILITEAKRGLGLEMIKQLSENSCPNQHIFAACRDPDVPNSKALRELARKHPSVITIIRLDADDPSSVKDFAKKVGSLLGNNGLNQLVNNADRKRKLIEIESITDGVCVKITXIIIYLSFMXEYLPYLQMAAKASGTPGMSSNKAAVMKIFSVVGSISTMPSIYEQFPTLPYGASKAGCNMLTVLAAEEFKADEILCMALHPGWVKTELGGRDATMII, from the exons ATGGCAGCAACGAAAGCAGGCAAAATCTTGATCACTGAAGCCAAACGGGGCTTGGGCTTAGAAATGATTAAGCAACTCTCTGAGAACTCTTGTCCCAATCAGCATATTTTTGCTGCCTGTCGTGACCCAGATGTGCCAAATTC AAAGGCATTGAGAGAACTGGCGAGAAAGCATCCAAGTGTTATAACTATCATACGTCTTG ATGCTGATGATCCATCCAGTGTCAAAGACTTTGCCAAGAAAGTGGGATCTCTACTGGGAAACAATGGTTTGAACCAGCTTGTGAATAATGCTGACAGAAAAAGAAAGCTGATAGAAATAGAAAGCATT acagatggagtatgtgttaaaattacttaaataattatttatctttcttttatgTAGGAGTACCTACCGTATCTACAAATGGCAGCAAAAGCGAGCGGGACACCAGGAATGTCCTCTAATAAAGCAGCTGTCATGAAAATCTTCTCTGTGGTGGGATCCATCAGCACAATGCCTTCCATATATGAGCAATTCCCAACGTTGCCATATGGCGCGAGCAAG GCAGGTTGTAACATGCTGACTGTGTTAGCTGCTGAAGAGTTTAAGGCGGATGAGATCCTCTGCATGGCCCTTCACCCAGGATGGGTGAAAACTGAACTGGgtgga